The Emys orbicularis isolate rEmyOrb1 chromosome 4, rEmyOrb1.hap1, whole genome shotgun sequence genomic sequence TAAAGAGCTAAGATGAGGATTAGACATAATCCTTCCATGCTTGTTTGCATAGATACATGCACTCActcaacaaaccaaacaaaaaaaccaaccgtACCCCCACTTCCATTTCCCAGGGGTGCCAGATGGAGATTTTGGTTAGGGTGACTCTTCACTCGGCGCACACTAAATACAGTCCCATTGCCTTTTTATCACCCAGTAAGGATGAAAACATTTCAAATCCTTATCCCCCAAAGTTAATTGTATTTTAATCAGAATGACCAAAATGTTGTTCACATTGGAAGGGCCGGTAACAAACATGCAAATGAGGTCAGGCATTGTGCCTTTTCCTCCAGTTCACCAAGAGATGGTGGCAGAGAGCTCCTTATAGCAGCCACAGCCTGACACTAGTTTTCACCCTGATCTTCTGATTTCTCTTGTCCTCTGCAGGTTTACATCTCATGCACTGCAGCAACCAGGGCTGCATTTCAGAGCCTGTATGTTCCACTCCCAAATCGGGCATCCCTGCCTCCTACCTGTGGCATAGAAACAGGTGGCTTCTGCTGCATGGAgtgaccaggcctaagagtggaacctgggtctccccattgcagaggggcaggggaggcagggatggggctGGCAGGCATGGCCTGGGTCTGCCcatggtgtggggggcagggactggttgCAGAGACATGGCCGTCCGACCCCTCACTGAGGATGGGATGCCAATGCCCGCCTCACGGCTCTGCTCAGGGCCTGCTTGAcgtccttgttcctcaggctgtagatgagggggttgagcagtggcgTGACAAAGGTGTAGATCAGAGCGACCTGTCGGTCCTCGTCCTCTGTTGAGTCGGCCTTGGGGCGCAGGTAGACCAGGCCGCAGCAGCCGTACTGCAGCAGCACCACCgtcaggtgggaggagcaggtgtggAAGGCGCGGCGCCGGCCCTCGGCCGAGCGGATGCGCAGCACGGCAGCCGTGATGAGGGCGTAGGAGAGGCAAAtcaggaggaaggggatggcCAGCACAGCCACGCCCACGCTGAACAGCACAGTCTGATGGAGGCGCGTGTCGCCGCAGGCCAGACGCAGCACGGGCGGCACATCGCACAGGAAGTGGTTGATCCGGCGACTGCAGAAGGGCAgggcaaagaccagggccgtcaGCTCCAGTGAGAGCAGCCCCCCGAGGAACAGTGAGGCGACCACCAGCCGCCGGCAGAGCTGTCGTGTCATGATGAGGGCGTAGCGCAGCGGGTGCCGGATGGCCACGTACCGGTCGTAGGCCATGACTGCCAGCAGGAAGCAGTCAGCACTGCCGAGTGCCACAAAGAAGAACATCTGGGCCCCGCAGCTGGCCACAGGGATGGTGGTGTGGGCATCCCAGACACTGACCAGCATCTGGGGCACTACCACAGTGGTGTAGCACACCTCCAGCCCCGAGAGGCTGCCCAGAAAGCAGTACATGGGGGAGTGGAGGGTGTGGTCGGTGCAGACCACCCAGAGGATGGAGGCGTTGCTGATGATGATGGTCAGGTAGAGCAGGAGGAAGAGCACGAAGAGGAGCTGCTGTGTCGTAGGCACGGACGAAAAGGGGCGGAAGACAAACTCGGTGGTGAAGGACTGGTTGCCGTGGCCCAGATGCATCTCACCTGCTGGGAAACCACAGAACCAAGAGTTACACAAGGGGACGTGTGTCTCCCTGCGTCTATCGGCTCTCGCTGTGCACCACACGCCGACTCCTAGTGCTTAGGCACAGGGATCAGGGTACCCTGCCGCAATGCGGCCTGGAtacagcactgggctgggagcctGCAGATCTGGGTCCTC encodes the following:
- the LOC135877914 gene encoding olfactory receptor 10Q1-like translates to MHLGHGNQSFTTEFVFRPFSSVPTTQQLLFVLFLLLYLTIIISNASILWVVCTDHTLHSPMYCFLGSLSGLEVCYTTVVVPQMLVSVWDAHTTIPVASCGAQMFFFVALGSADCFLLAVMAYDRYVAIRHPLRYALIMTRQLCRRLVVASLFLGGLLSLELTALVFALPFCSRRINHFLCDVPPVLRLACGDTRLHQTVLFSVGVAVLAIPFLLICLSYALITAAVLRIRSAEGRRRAFHTCSSHLTVVLLQYGCCGLVYLRPKADSTEDEDRQVALIYTFVTPLLNPLIYSLRNKDVKQALSRAVRRALASHPQ